The following proteins are encoded in a genomic region of Acidobacteriota bacterium:
- a CDS encoding ThiF family adenylyltransferase, which yields MNERYSRQILFREIGSSGQDKLRNSRVLLVGCGALGAAHAEMLARAGVGKLRIVDRDFVEYTNLQRQTLYKESDADERLPKAVAAKSRIAEINSEIEVEAIVADVNHSNIESLIDGCDLVLDGSDNFQVRYLLNDACVKHNTTWIYGAAVSSYGTTMTIIPGKTPCLRCIFDEMPDAGTSPTCDTAGVIMPIIATVSATQVAETLKILVGDLESLHGSLMQFDIWANDRQRIKLGEPNADCKTCGLRNFEFLDTEQGEFSAVLCGRNAVQIAPPSATVLDLESLAERLQFLVAVNVNEYLLRFTTGENEMTVFRDGRAIVKGTDDISVARSLYAKFIGS from the coding sequence ATGAACGAACGCTACAGCCGACAAATACTATTTCGCGAAATCGGTAGTTCGGGGCAAGATAAGCTCCGGAATTCGCGCGTATTGCTTGTCGGGTGCGGCGCACTTGGGGCGGCTCATGCGGAGATGCTGGCTCGCGCGGGCGTGGGAAAATTGCGGATCGTCGATCGCGATTTTGTCGAATATACCAATCTCCAGCGGCAGACGCTGTACAAAGAAAGCGACGCTGACGAGCGGTTGCCAAAGGCCGTCGCGGCGAAGAGCAGGATCGCCGAGATCAACTCTGAGATCGAGGTCGAGGCGATCGTCGCTGATGTAAATCACTCGAACATCGAGTCGCTGATCGACGGCTGCGATCTCGTGCTCGACGGCAGCGACAATTTTCAGGTTCGCTATCTGCTCAACGACGCCTGCGTTAAGCACAACACAACATGGATCTACGGTGCTGCCGTTTCGAGCTACGGCACGACGATGACCATCATTCCGGGCAAGACGCCATGTCTGCGGTGCATATTCGACGAAATGCCCGACGCCGGAACTTCGCCAACCTGCGACACGGCGGGTGTCATAATGCCGATCATCGCGACGGTTTCGGCGACTCAGGTCGCCGAGACGTTGAAGATCCTTGTCGGCGATCTCGAATCGTTGCACGGTTCGCTTATGCAGTTCGATATCTGGGCGAACGACCGCCAGCGGATAAAACTGGGTGAACCAAACGCTGATTGCAAAACCTGCGGATTGCGTAATTTCGAATTTCTCGACACCGAGCAAGGCGAATTCTCCGCCGTTCTCTGCGGCCGCAACGCCGTCCAGATCGCTCCGCCGTCCGCGACCGTTCTTGATCTCGAATCGCTCGCCGAGCGTCTGCAATTCTTGGTCGCCGTCAATGTAAATGAATATTTGCTGCGGTTCACAACTGGCGAAAACGAGATGACAGTGTTCCGCGACGGCCGTGCGATCGTTAAGGGAA
- a CDS encoding caspase family protein, with amino-acid sequence MKFSCKNYVLILFVFLVLSQFAVAQTSAWDPQRTWVFCVGLLEWKDSESFASFPKENRRDEIFLKVLKDRGVPASQVVYLQDRSATTARIKSEFVKLLARTQPGDTLIVYYEGHGYKDDNEKAFFASYNVSDENRVLGWPFSAVPDAIERYFKGSTAIIAMDNCYSGAMINAVNSSKRRVSYAVMASSSASQSSTGNWTFTEAIISAFSGEAHADTNRDGAITFAELEVNAKADMLFGEEQVASFAYTGTFDPNTKLADAAKAPSIRVGERVEAYSIDDWYKGTIIDAKNGKFLVHYYGYEQTDDEWVTAKMIRIPKVTSIYKIGEKVEVEWKKQWFAAHILNIKGGSHFVSYDDYDTDENEWVSSKRIRKIQGR; translated from the coding sequence ATGAAATTTTCGTGCAAAAACTATGTTCTGATTTTATTTGTCTTTCTCGTGCTGTCGCAATTTGCGGTTGCTCAAACCTCGGCATGGGATCCACAGCGCACTTGGGTTTTCTGTGTTGGTCTGCTCGAATGGAAAGACAGCGAGAGTTTTGCATCGTTTCCAAAAGAAAACCGCCGCGATGAGATATTCCTAAAGGTGCTAAAGGATCGCGGCGTTCCTGCGAGTCAGGTCGTATATCTGCAGGATAGGTCGGCCACGACGGCCCGTATCAAAAGCGAATTCGTCAAACTGCTCGCTCGCACACAGCCCGGCGACACGCTTATCGTCTATTATGAGGGCCACGGCTACAAGGACGATAATGAAAAGGCGTTTTTCGCGAGCTATAACGTTAGCGACGAAAATAGGGTTCTCGGATGGCCGTTTTCGGCGGTGCCTGATGCGATCGAGCGATATTTCAAAGGCTCGACCGCGATCATCGCGATGGATAATTGCTATTCAGGCGCGATGATAAATGCCGTAAACTCCTCAAAACGCCGCGTTTCGTATGCCGTTATGGCCTCGTCGTCGGCCAGCCAGTCATCGACCGGGAACTGGACGTTTACCGAAGCGATCATCTCAGCGTTCAGCGGCGAAGCACATGCCGACACTAACCGTGACGGGGCAATTACATTCGCAGAGTTAGAGGTAAACGCGAAAGCGGATATGTTGTTCGGTGAGGAACAGGTGGCGTCCTTTGCCTATACCGGCACGTTCGATCCGAACACAAAGTTAGCCGATGCCGCCAAAGCTCCATCGATTCGCGTCGGCGAACGCGTCGAGGCCTACAGTATCGATGACTGGTACAAAGGTACGATCATTGACGCCAAAAACGGCAAATTTCTCGTCCATTACTACGGCTACGAACAGACCGATGACGAATGGGTCACCGCAAAAATGATCCGTATCCCAAAGGTGACGTCGATCTACAAGATCGGCGAAAAGGTCGAGGTCGAGTGGAAAAAACAGTGGTTCGCTGCCCATATCTTAAACATCAAAGGCGGCTCGCATTTTGTGAGTTATGATGATTACGACACAGATGAGAACGAATGGGTCTCGTCGAAGCGGATCAGAAAAATTCAAGGACGATAA
- a CDS encoding zf-TFIIB domain-containing protein, whose protein sequence is MNVEALNCPNCGGGVESDRTQCEFCRCRLKTMACPSCLGLMFEGSKFCGHCGARAVETAVVDEAKLGDCPRCKIKFSLLQIGETKMRECERCDGIWADVETFEHLCSRGEERSAVLGFLGERNRTVEHPATISYVPCPDCKNLMNRSNFAKVSGVIIDICKQHGVWFDMGELPKIIEFIQKGGMDLARQREKMAIEAERDQLRDEQRKFGIQNRRFDMNIANQGNDEVGIKGFIASLFD, encoded by the coding sequence ATGAATGTCGAAGCATTAAATTGCCCAAATTGCGGCGGCGGCGTCGAGAGCGACCGGACACAGTGCGAGTTTTGCCGCTGCCGGCTTAAGACAATGGCTTGTCCTTCGTGCCTCGGGTTGATGTTCGAAGGCTCAAAATTCTGCGGCCATTGCGGTGCGAGGGCTGTTGAAACTGCCGTTGTAGATGAAGCAAAACTCGGCGATTGCCCGCGATGCAAGATCAAATTCAGCCTGCTCCAGATCGGCGAAACGAAGATGCGAGAGTGTGAACGCTGCGACGGCATATGGGCAGACGTCGAGACGTTCGAGCATCTTTGTTCACGCGGCGAGGAGCGTTCGGCGGTGCTCGGCTTCTTAGGCGAGCGAAATCGAACAGTCGAACATCCCGCGACGATAAGTTACGTGCCGTGTCCTGATTGCAAAAATCTGATGAACCGCAGCAATTTCGCCAAGGTTTCGGGCGTCATTATTGACATCTGCAAACAGCACGGTGTCTGGTTTGACATGGGCGAACTGCCAAAGATCATCGAATTTATCCAAAAAGGCGGCATGGACCTCGCACGGCAGCGCGAAAAGATGGCGATCGAGGCCGAACGCGATCAATTAAGAGACGAACAACGCAAATTCGGAATTCAGAATCGAAGATTCGATATGAATATCGCAAATCAGGGCAATGACGAAGTCGGCATCAAGGGATTTATCGCCAGTCTTTTCGATTAG
- the aroE gene encoding shikimate dehydrogenase — translation MNRGKICVSVCAETADEMTAKIKQAEEFADVIEVRFDCLRSDQISKVRSQISNLKSDVLLLATHRSAEQGGKSAASIQKRKEFWRSINGKYWGADLECDVFDIFNGSPNRIISQHDLVGVPADLDAIYERMSATGAEITKLAVTPNDITDCLSIWKLLERANDVHKQFIPIAMGDAGKWTRILGLAHGAFMTYASLEAGDETAPGQVTAKDMIEVYRVKEIDEHSEVFGVIGDPIAQSLSPYMHNPAFVDRGLNAVFLSILVKDLDEFILRMVKPKTREVELNFGGFSVTMPHKQAIMKHLDAIDPTAKAIGAVNTVKITDGKLTGYNTDAHGFITPLKANFGHLQDSRVAVVGAGGAARACVYALKQEGAEVTVFARDAAKGKAFADEFGAKFSEISDLKSEISNLGSDLDILVDATPLGMKGQYENDSLFRADELKGLKFVYDLVTKITDTPLIAEAKKAGIPAIGGLDMLIAQGCKQFEIWTGVEAPEDLMRDSLVARMPK, via the coding sequence ATGAATAGAGGCAAGATCTGCGTCTCAGTCTGTGCCGAAACGGCCGACGAAATGACCGCCAAGATCAAACAAGCGGAGGAATTCGCTGATGTGATCGAGGTGCGGTTCGATTGTCTGCGGAGCGATCAAATCTCGAAAGTTAGATCTCAAATTTCAAATTTGAAATCGGATGTTCTTTTGCTTGCAACGCATCGTTCCGCCGAACAAGGGGGCAAATCTGCGGCTTCGATACAAAAACGAAAAGAATTCTGGAGATCGATCAACGGGAAGTATTGGGGCGCCGATCTTGAGTGTGACGTATTTGATATTTTTAATGGATCGCCCAATAGAATTATTTCCCAGCACGATCTCGTTGGCGTTCCGGCCGATCTTGATGCGATCTACGAACGAATGTCCGCAACAGGTGCTGAGATTACTAAACTCGCCGTAACCCCAAACGACATCACTGACTGCCTTTCAATTTGGAAACTCCTCGAACGAGCCAACGACGTACACAAACAGTTCATCCCGATCGCCATGGGCGACGCGGGCAAATGGACACGCATTCTTGGCCTCGCACATGGGGCGTTTATGACTTATGCGTCGCTTGAAGCAGGCGATGAGACTGCTCCGGGACAGGTAACGGCGAAAGACATGATAGAAGTCTATCGCGTCAAAGAAATCGATGAACATTCAGAGGTTTTTGGTGTGATCGGTGATCCGATCGCTCAGTCGCTATCCCCGTATATGCACAATCCGGCGTTTGTGGATCGCGGCTTGAATGCTGTTTTCCTCTCGATTCTGGTGAAAGATCTCGACGAATTTATACTTCGAATGGTCAAGCCCAAAACCCGTGAGGTCGAACTAAATTTTGGCGGTTTTTCTGTCACGATGCCGCATAAACAAGCGATAATGAAGCACCTCGATGCGATCGATCCGACGGCGAAAGCGATCGGTGCCGTCAACACAGTTAAGATCACTGACGGCAAACTAACTGGTTACAACACCGACGCTCACGGCTTTATCACGCCGCTTAAGGCAAATTTCGGTCATCTCCAAGACTCCCGCGTCGCTGTCGTCGGAGCTGGCGGAGCAGCGAGGGCTTGTGTTTATGCGCTAAAACAAGAAGGAGCCGAAGTGACCGTTTTTGCCCGTGATGCGGCGAAGGGAAAAGCTTTTGCCGATGAATTTGGGGCGAAATTCTCGGAAATTTCAGATCTCAAATCTGAAATTTCAAATCTAGGATCGGATCTCGACATCCTCGTGGATGCGACTCCGCTCGGAATGAAAGGGCAGTATGAAAATGATTCGTTATTTAGGGCCGATGAATTAAAGGGGCTGAAATTTGTCTACGATCTCGTGACCAAAATCACGGATACGCCGTTGATCGCGGAGGCGAAAAAGGCTGGGATTCCGGCGATTGGCGGGCTTGATATGCTGATCGCACAGGGTTGTAAACAGTTTGAGATATGGACCGGCGTCGAGGCTCCGGAGGATCTAATGCGAGACTCGCTGGTCGCGCGAATGCCGAAATAG
- a CDS encoding carboxypeptidase regulatory-like domain-containing protein, with amino-acid sequence MKNLIRAAQFILILFITIFVSLSIFEAENTERRTKIDEPDAAVSDNVPAETQNIAELNKKELSEIYGKLPIQFEPNIGQTDDTVKFIARGSGYSLFLKQNEAILSLQRPSTADRKAVSSFVRMRVESANPMPHIEGVGQTESKTNYLIGNDPSKWQTEIPNYSKVKYEQIIPGIDAVYYGNGQQLEYDFVVAPGVDPDQLKLNFDGPKDARIDKRTGDLVFETGAGPIRQMRPIVYQNTENGRSEVASSYELKKIDGEFAVSFRLAEYDRSKELIIDPILAYGTYLGGSVFDEARAITVDPQGNAYVVGTSASLNFPTTAGVLKTTNPPSTNNVQWYDAFVTKLNPSGTALVFSTYFGGRNGSETGSGVAVDAVGNILFSGTTMATDMPLVNAYQTTFGGTDDAFAAKLGPTGSSLIYSTYLGGNNTDTGGRIAFDPTTGDAVFAGFASSPNFPTTPGSYKQKLCDSPATCSGIFYTGSYVVKLSANGNIVYSTLFDAGINDVVLDLNNNATVGGTAAATFPTTAGSYQPVSSGGIEGIIAKLNPAGSAVTFGTFLGGGLQSDRVRGLAIDSAGNIYAAGQTQNTAFPTTAGAFDQTYNGGEDGFVTKLNSTGSSLIYSTFLGGTGKDEPFAIDLAPNNDVFIAGETTGPLTFPLRNSLNGTNGTIFLTRINTDATALVFSTLLGQGGAYDVASDLIGNAYITGHTTSIPVTPGAFQTMKGDAASSSSQKDAYVLKIAPTDESITAYSISGTVSDPTQFGNNQPITVTVTGTVSRSYILPYGSGSGMIPYHFGNLPAGGNYTVSVHKIGFTTLPESVVFTGLGANQFADFTIQPNQAPEGVITSPAHGTTFNAPASITIQATATDPDGDAIAKVEFVAYSSQTGVINLATDTTAPYEFTWTGVPVGTWSLSAIPTDSKGLRGFSTPTVHVFVVDPNPVSVSITSPTSGQALTEGSYVPIAVSVSSSVNLVEVRDQNDQLVGRMTGLPWTTTWRAMNTGNYTLTAKAFNSQGQTANSQPVNISVTPINHRITGKILDSITSAPLAGVTLNLVSPTDPNITATTVTDSTGSYLFTGLGTTPNDGVIITPTRPGYDFNPANRAITYLGYIEWPNQNFSSTAQTGITINLTSPTQGQTYTAPANVSFSAEASSTSGSIAKVEFFRWFPNGDHTLIGTDTTAPYSVDWTNVAAGGYVVFARATEIGGAIAQTGTVSISVNAQPTTIRLQGDITNPGGGWMQGITVRLTGNANGSPVNQTSISNSFGAYGFFNLISGGNYTITPEGVGGMTFTPPSVTVLNATFDQFDIDFEASAANQPPSVQINTPTNGGVFNMPAAIPVNVTTADADGQVVHLTVTAQSSTMSTTIGQSNNGTFNAPWQPTIPGNYTLWATARDNGGLQTSVNIQITVNQPSPVAISGRIVDRGSNGIADVTVEVRDQATENTLIGSASTDAAGNYSIPNIPTFANYVLRARKDGYTFSPQRRVYFNLAASQSNADFTGTLQVQLSDFDGDGGSDLAVWRPSTGVWHVSRSKDNGYTSSQFGGAAFGDVVVPGNYDGDKKIDFAVFRNGVWYIMNSTDGTVRIVSFGLAGDQPAPGDFDGDGKSEIAVFRPSDGNWYMLRSSDGAFDARHFGLNGDVPVAGDFDGDGKTDLAVWRPTEGIWYVMQSTDGNMSSIRFGQIGDLPLVGDFDGDKKTDFAVYRPSSGVWYVMQSSDFGFRFTSWGVATDKPVPGDYDHDGKTDYAVFRPSEGNWYILKSSNGSYNVTHFGSNGDIPIPAAYIR; translated from the coding sequence ATGAAAAACCTAATTAGAGCCGCACAATTCATTTTAATTCTCTTCATAACTATATTCGTCAGCTTGTCCATATTTGAGGCTGAAAACACCGAAAGGCGCACGAAAATTGATGAACCTGATGCTGCCGTGAGCGATAATGTGCCGGCAGAGACCCAAAATATCGCAGAGCTAAACAAAAAAGAGCTATCTGAAATTTACGGTAAGCTGCCGATCCAATTCGAGCCTAATATTGGTCAAACTGATGATACCGTCAAATTCATCGCGCGAGGAAGCGGTTACTCGCTGTTTCTCAAACAGAATGAAGCGATCCTTTCGCTGCAAAGGCCGTCGACAGCTGATCGCAAAGCCGTGTCATCATTTGTCAGAATGCGAGTCGAATCGGCAAACCCAATGCCGCATATCGAAGGCGTCGGCCAGACCGAAAGCAAGACAAATTACCTGATAGGCAACGACCCGTCGAAATGGCAAACAGAAATTCCGAACTATTCAAAGGTAAAATACGAACAGATAATTCCGGGAATCGATGCCGTTTACTATGGTAACGGGCAGCAGCTCGAATATGACTTTGTTGTGGCTCCGGGTGTTGATCCGGATCAACTCAAGCTCAACTTTGACGGTCCAAAGGACGCAAGGATCGACAAGCGGACAGGCGATCTTGTTTTTGAAACGGGTGCCGGGCCGATCCGGCAGATGAGGCCGATCGTCTATCAGAATACCGAAAACGGACGCTCTGAGGTCGCCTCATCGTATGAACTGAAGAAGATCGATGGCGAATTCGCAGTATCATTTCGTTTAGCCGAATACGACCGCTCGAAGGAACTGATCATCGATCCGATCCTCGCTTACGGTACATATCTGGGTGGCAGCGTCTTCGACGAAGCCCGAGCGATAACGGTCGATCCGCAGGGCAATGCGTATGTGGTTGGCACATCGGCCTCGCTGAATTTTCCAACCACTGCCGGAGTGCTAAAAACGACAAATCCGCCTTCGACAAATAACGTTCAGTGGTACGACGCTTTCGTGACAAAGTTGAATCCGAGCGGAACCGCGCTTGTTTTCTCCACCTATTTCGGCGGCCGAAACGGCAGCGAAACGGGAAGCGGTGTCGCGGTCGATGCCGTGGGCAATATCCTGTTTAGCGGCACCACAATGGCGACGGATATGCCGTTAGTTAATGCCTACCAGACTACTTTCGGCGGTACGGACGATGCGTTTGCGGCGAAGCTGGGACCAACCGGATCTTCGTTGATCTATTCGACATATCTTGGCGGCAACAATACTGACACCGGCGGCCGGATCGCTTTTGATCCGACGACCGGCGATGCCGTGTTTGCGGGGTTTGCGTCGTCTCCTAATTTCCCGACAACGCCAGGGTCGTACAAACAGAAATTGTGCGATTCGCCGGCAACTTGCAGCGGCATATTCTACACCGGCAGTTATGTAGTTAAGCTTTCAGCGAACGGCAACATCGTTTATTCGACCTTGTTCGATGCCGGCATTAACGACGTAGTGCTTGACCTGAATAACAATGCAACGGTCGGCGGAACGGCGGCGGCGACATTCCCGACGACCGCAGGTTCGTATCAGCCGGTCAGCAGCGGCGGCATCGAGGGAATCATTGCAAAACTGAATCCTGCCGGCAGTGCAGTAACATTTGGAACGTTCCTGGGAGGCGGCCTGCAATCCGACCGCGTTCGCGGACTCGCGATCGACTCGGCCGGAAATATCTATGCCGCGGGGCAAACTCAGAACACGGCTTTTCCGACAACTGCGGGTGCGTTTGACCAAACTTACAACGGCGGCGAAGACGGATTCGTCACGAAATTGAATTCCACCGGCTCGTCTCTGATCTATTCCACATTTCTCGGCGGCACAGGCAAGGATGAGCCTTTCGCTATCGATTTGGCCCCAAACAACGATGTATTCATCGCCGGTGAGACGACTGGGCCGCTTACTTTTCCGCTCAGGAATTCTTTGAACGGCACAAACGGAACGATCTTTTTAACGCGGATCAATACAGACGCGACGGCTCTTGTTTTCTCGACACTGTTGGGTCAAGGCGGAGCTTATGACGTTGCTTCCGATCTTATCGGAAATGCATACATAACGGGTCACACCACTTCGATACCGGTAACGCCCGGGGCTTTTCAAACGATGAAAGGTGACGCAGCGTCATCGTCTTCGCAAAAGGACGCGTATGTTCTCAAGATCGCTCCAACCGACGAGAGCATTACCGCCTACAGCATCAGCGGAACTGTTTCTGATCCAACCCAGTTCGGCAATAATCAGCCGATCACTGTGACCGTTACCGGAACCGTTTCCCGATCGTACATATTGCCGTACGGCAGCGGCAGCGGTATGATCCCGTACCATTTTGGAAATCTCCCGGCGGGAGGCAATTACACCGTAAGTGTCCATAAGATAGGTTTTACGACGTTACCTGAGTCGGTAGTGTTTACGGGTCTTGGGGCAAATCAATTTGCGGATTTTACGATCCAGCCAAATCAAGCTCCCGAAGGTGTGATCACCAGTCCGGCACATGGCACGACGTTCAATGCACCGGCGTCGATCACGATACAGGCAACTGCAACGGATCCGGACGGCGATGCCATCGCGAAAGTCGAGTTTGTCGCGTACTCGAGCCAGACCGGCGTTATCAATCTGGCGACTGACACAACTGCGCCTTACGAATTCACATGGACCGGCGTTCCGGTCGGCACGTGGTCGCTGTCCGCGATTCCGACTGACAGCAAAGGACTTCGCGGGTTTTCGACACCCACCGTTCATGTATTCGTCGTTGACCCAAATCCGGTGAGTGTTTCGATCACGAGTCCGACATCCGGTCAGGCATTAACCGAAGGTTCTTATGTTCCGATCGCAGTCAGCGTTTCTTCATCAGTGAACCTCGTCGAAGTACGTGACCAGAACGATCAACTGGTCGGTCGAATGACTGGCTTGCCATGGACCACGACCTGGCGGGCAATGAACACTGGAAATTACACGTTGACGGCGAAGGCGTTCAATTCGCAAGGACAGACTGCGAATTCACAGCCCGTCAACATCTCTGTTACGCCGATAAACCATCGAATTACGGGAAAGATCCTGGACAGCATCACTTCCGCTCCGCTAGCCGGCGTCACGCTTAACTTGGTCAGTCCTACAGATCCGAACATTACGGCGACGACGGTCACGGACAGCACCGGAAGCTATTTGTTCACCGGACTCGGAACCACGCCGAATGACGGCGTAATAATCACGCCGACACGTCCGGGCTACGATTTTAACCCTGCGAACAGGGCCATCACATATTTGGGTTACATCGAGTGGCCGAATCAGAATTTCTCATCCACGGCCCAAACCGGTATAACCATCAATCTCACGAGTCCGACGCAGGGACAAACGTATACCGCTCCAGCGAATGTTAGTTTTTCCGCGGAGGCATCGAGTACTAGCGGCTCCATCGCGAAGGTCGAGTTCTTTCGTTGGTTCCCGAACGGCGATCACACTTTGATCGGTACTGACACAACGGCACCATACTCGGTTGATTGGACAAATGTTGCGGCAGGCGGCTACGTTGTATTTGCCCGGGCAACGGAGATCGGCGGCGCCATCGCTCAAACGGGAACGGTGTCGATCTCGGTCAACGCTCAACCGACGACGATCCGGCTTCAGGGCGATATTACTAATCCGGGCGGCGGTTGGATGCAGGGAATTACCGTCAGATTGACCGGGAACGCGAACGGAAGTCCGGTAAACCAGACATCGATCTCCAACTCATTCGGCGCGTACGGATTCTTTAATCTTATATCGGGAGGCAACTACACTATCACGCCCGAAGGAGTCGGAGGAATGACGTTTACACCGCCGTCAGTGACGGTGCTTAACGCGACCTTCGATCAATTCGACATCGATTTTGAAGCGTCGGCCGCAAATCAGCCTCCATCCGTTCAGATCAACACACCGACGAACGGCGGCGTCTTCAACATGCCGGCGGCAATACCGGTGAACGTTACCACTGCAGATGCTGACGGACAGGTCGTTCATCTGACGGTGACGGCACAGAGCAGTACGATGTCTACGACGATCGGCCAATCGAACAATGGCACCTTCAACGCTCCGTGGCAGCCGACAATTCCGGGTAATTACACGTTGTGGGCGACCGCTCGCGACAACGGCGGACTGCAGACGTCGGTCAATATTCAGATCACGGTGAATCAACCATCACCGGTCGCCATATCCGGACGGATAGTCGATCGGGGCAGTAATGGCATCGCCGACGTGACGGTAGAGGTGCGTGATCAGGCGACTGAAAACACCCTGATCGGTTCGGCATCGACCGATGCGGCCGGAAATTATTCGATCCCGAACATTCCGACGTTTGCAAACTATGTTTTGCGGGCACGGAAGGATGGTTACACTTTTTCACCGCAGCGTCGTGTCTATTTCAACTTGGCGGCAAGCCAATCGAACGCCGATTTCACAGGCACACTGCAGGTTCAGCTTTCCGATTTTGATGGAGACGGTGGTTCGGACCTGGCGGTATGGCGGCCGTCAACCGGTGTTTGGCATGTGTCCCGTTCTAAGGATAACGGTTATACCAGCTCGCAATTCGGCGGCGCAGCATTCGGCGATGTCGTCGTACCGGGTAACTACGATGGCGACAAAAAGATCGACTTTGCCGTTTTTAGAAATGGCGTTTGGTACATCATGAACAGCACGGACGGTACTGTCCGCATAGTCTCATTTGGCCTCGCGGGCGACCAGCCGGCCCCAGGCGATTTTGACGGCGATGGCAAGAGCGAGATCGCTGTTTTTCGTCCGAGCGACGGCAACTGGTATATGCTGAGAAGCTCAGACGGTGCATTCGACGCAAGACACTTTGGTCTCAACGGCGATGTCCCGGTCGCAGGTGATTTCGATGGCGACGGCAAGACCGATCTCGCAGTTTGGCGGCCGACGGAAGGCATCTGGTACGTCATGCAAAGTACAGATGGAAATATGTCCAGTATCAGATTTGGTCAAATTGGAGACTTGCCCTTGGTCGGTGATTTTGATGGCGATAAGAAGACAGACTTTGCGGTCTATCGGCCATCGAGCGGCGTCTGGTATGTGATGCAGAGTTCGGATTTTGGCTTCCGCTTCACTAGTTGGGGCGTCGCCACGGACAAGCCGGTGCCCGGTGATTATGATCATGATGGCAAAACCGACTATGCCGTATTTCGGCCGTCCGAAGGAAATTGGTACATCCTTAAAAGCTCAAATGGATCGTACAACGTCACCCATTTCGGTAGTAACGGTGATATTCCGATCCCGGCGGCGTACATACGATAG
- a CDS encoding tyrosine-type recombinase/integrase, whose translation MEIKDQVFKRKSGKSKGKWIARIEYFDDSVGRWKTMERSYDTKYSAGDERDRLIIEIKKSHGQIQTGERMTFSMLADMSSKGFYKPAVLANGRKIEGVRSHNTAMNHLKVLKQFFGKKMVGQITTQSLRDYRTWRFKIGSRHPSIKPGEKKEVSISTINRELSAMRRIMRHAYAQGWITKDIFFKSDVIQTSAEIARKRRLSEEEEVRLLAACQGEREKKYERTRFGKTESITAKTKVDNPHLKAIILLAIDAGLRRGEILKLRWVDIDFLANNILILGTNTKTEEERMVPLTERVKAELKRVKKFTPGNGLFRLQISKGAGIPRNQLLSLKTFIFTIFDAPLLLAGSCRAIQLPWPAKLPDTRTSLQP comes from the coding sequence ATGGAAATCAAAGATCAGGTCTTCAAAAGAAAGAGTGGAAAATCGAAAGGAAAATGGATCGCCCGGATCGAATACTTCGACGATTCCGTGGGGCGGTGGAAGACGATGGAGAGATCCTACGATACGAAGTACTCTGCGGGGGACGAACGGGACCGCCTAATAATCGAAATTAAGAAGTCGCACGGACAAATTCAGACGGGTGAACGGATGACGTTCTCGATGCTTGCGGACATGTCCTCGAAGGGCTTTTACAAACCCGCTGTTCTGGCTAATGGTCGAAAGATCGAGGGAGTTAGGTCCCACAATACAGCGATGAATCACCTAAAGGTTCTAAAGCAGTTTTTTGGCAAGAAGATGGTCGGGCAAATTACGACCCAGTCATTAAGAGACTACCGCACCTGGCGTTTCAAAATTGGCTCGCGACACCCGTCAATTAAACCGGGCGAAAAGAAGGAAGTTAGTATTTCAACAATTAATCGTGAGCTTTCAGCAATGCGACGAATAATGCGACACGCATACGCTCAGGGCTGGATCACTAAAGACATATTCTTTAAGTCGGATGTGATCCAAACATCTGCTGAAATCGCACGTAAAAGGCGTCTGTCAGAGGAGGAGGAGGTTCGCCTGCTCGCGGCCTGCCAGGGGGAACGGGAGAAGAAATATGAACGTACCCGTTTCGGCAAAACAGAGAGCATCACGGCCAAAACAAAAGTTGACAATCCTCATTTGAAAGCCATTATTTTACTAGCAATTGACGCGGGACTCCGACGGGGTGAGATTCTCAAATTAAGATGGGTAGATATCGATTTTCTCGCGAATAATATTCTCATACTCGGAACGAACACAAAGACGGAGGAGGAACGAATGGTCCCCCTGACCGAGCGAGTCAAGGCCGAACTTAAACGCGTCAAAAAGTTTACTCCGGGGAACGGCCTTTTCCGTTTGCAGATTTCAAAAGGAGCTGGAATACCGCGAAATCAATTGCTGTCATTGAAGACCTTCATTTTCACGATCTTCGACGCACCGCTATTACTCGCTGGATCGTGCAGGGCAATCCAATTGCCCTGGCCGGCAAAATTGCCGGACACGCGAACATCGCTACAACCATGA